In a single window of the Acidobacteriota bacterium genome:
- a CDS encoding phosphatidylserine decarboxylase: protein MSIDRAGWPFILTPVLIGSVSAATGFWVPAVVLVALASFMVFFFRDPDRLVPGEQGLVIAPADGRVLIAGDADPTVAPPGVWTQVSVFLSPIDVHINRIPVGGRVAKIEYKPGRFLAAYRWEAASANERNDIWIDHAGEMVVCRQVVGVLARRLVCRTRVGDEVRTGDRYGLMKFGSRIDLFLPRHVRLRVGKGDRIRGGETVVASW from the coding sequence ATGAGCATTGACCGGGCGGGCTGGCCGTTTATTCTGACGCCCGTATTGATTGGGAGTGTCTCGGCTGCCACGGGATTCTGGGTTCCGGCGGTGGTGCTGGTCGCGCTGGCGTCGTTCATGGTGTTTTTCTTCCGGGACCCCGATCGGCTGGTGCCCGGTGAGCAAGGCCTGGTCATCGCGCCGGCTGACGGGCGGGTGCTGATAGCCGGCGACGCCGATCCCACCGTCGCTCCACCGGGCGTCTGGACCCAGGTCAGCGTGTTCCTTTCGCCGATTGACGTGCACATCAACCGGATTCCTGTCGGCGGGCGGGTGGCGAAGATCGAGTACAAGCCTGGCCGGTTTCTGGCTGCCTACCGATGGGAGGCGGCGTCGGCCAATGAGCGCAACGACATCTGGATTGACCACGCTGGAGAGATGGTGGTGTGCCGGCAGGTGGTCGGCGTGCTGGCGCGACGTCTGGTCTGTCGGACCCGTGTCGGCGACGAGGTTCGGACTGGGGATCGGTACGGTCTGATGAAGTTCGGTTCGCGCATTGACTTGTTCCTGCCCCGCCATGTTCGGCTGCGTGTTGGCAAGGGCGACCGCATCCGGGGTGGAGAAACCGTGGTGGCCTCATGGTGA